The Xiphophorus couchianus unplaced genomic scaffold, X_couchianus-1.0 Scaffold1000102, whole genome shotgun sequence genome includes a region encoding these proteins:
- the pdzk1ip1 gene encoding PDZK1-interacting protein 1 isoform X1, whose amino-acid sequence MAAAARRAEAVEQITARLQINRNDPSFGRNTCSSQMFVSDSEMGRTELTSCVLVLVGAAAAQTGQASRPERLLPQWLTGIVAVCGFLILTFIAALVKKVWCESSSRSSSVDGAFAESNPYESNLDGPRPRSSLELEKGKYETRLDLARARDGSNVYDNVIAAEEKSTAM is encoded by the exons ATGGCCGCAGCAGCTCGTCGGGCCGAGGCAGTGGAGCAGATAACAGCCCGGTTACAGATTAACAGAAATGATCCGAGCTTTGGCAGGAACACCTGCAGCtctcagatgtttgtttcagACTCCGAGATGGGAAGAACCGAACTGACGTCCTGCgtgctggttctggtcggaGCCGCGGCGGCCCAGACGG GCCAGGCCAGCCGCCCGGAGCGGCTGCTGCCCCAGTGGCTGACGGGGATCGTCGCCGTCTGCGGCTTCCTCATCCTCACCTTCATCGCTGCGCTGGTGAAGAAGGTCTGGTGCGAGTCCAGCAG CAGGAGCTCCAGCGTTGACGGCGCCTTCGCTGAGAGCAACCCGTACGAGAGCAACCTGGACGGCCCGAG GCCGAGGAGCAGCCTGGAGTTGGAGAAGGGGAAGTACGAGACGCGGCTGGACCTCGCCAG ggCCAGAGACGGCAGCAACGTCTACGACAACGTCATCGCCGCCGAGGAAAAATCTACGGCCATGTGA
- the pdzk1ip1 gene encoding PDZK1-interacting protein 1 isoform X2 gives MAAAARRAEAVEQITARLQINRNDPSFGRNTCSSQMFVSDSEMGRTELTSCVLVLVGAAAAQTGQASRPERLLPQWLTGIVAVCGFLILTFIAALVKKVWCESSRSSSVDGAFAESNPYESNLDGPRPRSSLELEKGKYETRLDLARARDGSNVYDNVIAAEEKSTAM, from the exons ATGGCCGCAGCAGCTCGTCGGGCCGAGGCAGTGGAGCAGATAACAGCCCGGTTACAGATTAACAGAAATGATCCGAGCTTTGGCAGGAACACCTGCAGCtctcagatgtttgtttcagACTCCGAGATGGGAAGAACCGAACTGACGTCCTGCgtgctggttctggtcggaGCCGCGGCGGCCCAGACGG GCCAGGCCAGCCGCCCGGAGCGGCTGCTGCCCCAGTGGCTGACGGGGATCGTCGCCGTCTGCGGCTTCCTCATCCTCACCTTCATCGCTGCGCTGGTGAAGAAGGTCTGGTGCGAGTCCAGCAG GAGCTCCAGCGTTGACGGCGCCTTCGCTGAGAGCAACCCGTACGAGAGCAACCTGGACGGCCCGAG GCCGAGGAGCAGCCTGGAGTTGGAGAAGGGGAAGTACGAGACGCGGCTGGACCTCGCCAG ggCCAGAGACGGCAGCAACGTCTACGACAACGTCATCGCCGCCGAGGAAAAATCTACGGCCATGTGA
- the nwd1 gene encoding NACHT domain- and WD repeat-containing protein 1: MDGEQSSGARDILRGRCQGAQRTGSNMIRIFISSSFTDMSVERKVLLEKAFPEVRSFCRSLGLVFEVVDLSWGIRTFPYGDHEVSEIFLQEIQTSQKVSAGPAFVGLLGNRYGHRPLPHLIPEKQFEVLLSKLSKNPEAVQQLQEWFRKDNNSVPPTYVLQPITARFPHYNDLRPEVAKLHDDDLLSWHVTESQLLQLLRSAAAEAETAGDITAEQKRLFYSSGETCPPAWTCPKACPFGPGGLTFPASHSVTERALEEGVWKDNCQMSALLFVREIPRQRMKNGAKRLAKFMDLTADGLLDAEAQELLTGLKSRLYATSKKILNLHCVELNRGSIDPKRKEHAEYLDSICQQFISQMTTRISEAVKLAGEDRRKIWGSTEEDEEEFDWVVEEARQHTIMAAELSKSLQGRDGLLGKICLAMWESSPVHHSPLVVHGAAGMGKTILLCKLAQEMQGVLEAKAVLVIRLLAANHPQRPSINHILHSVCLQVCLACGLAPHPLLSVSSHLELQRLFQNLLEEVSQQGNTLLLILDSLEQLADQHQAHQLRWLPTDVPPNVHLLVSMETTSELFASTRLRLGAAGNLFEVERLSRDEGQQIMESHLQAAQRTLTREQKDAVLQSFHASGSPLHLQLILSAAKHWTSFTPTTQLLLGSSSEEVMSQLLLKLEEKHGKELVGGALGCIVLARRGLMEAELRDVMSLDDDVISEVYRYSLPPTPSLIRMPPILWARLKQDLQDQLEVQWTDRVAMLAFSSRLLSEVVKARYLTPERQGWIHRILAEYFLGRWSGRLKPVALPGLTLLLSDRKVPPQPLWFAPGLANVRKLQELPYHLLHAGLWEELRQEVVGTIMTELSVLRSTKAPAQKGASMFLSGGSSDSPCPVPPVDPVSPGSVCAGSAEWLYCQSRVCGVSSLISDLDQCSQYMDCSETGLVREALVLMKPGLDILSGHMDRSVFYSELLARLSSLASTFRTVIGRLCSQCDDWLQTCPEPVLIPRSTFLQQPGGALQHTLTAPHGGVLCLAVGAALRLLVTGSAGGVVAVWSLRDKHLQQVLQGPSAAILSVKIIESSAHCLSLAADGSLRRWSLKSGQQLFCIQEAGPAGSAPSATRLQVSEQLLFVHTWMQVKVWKSDGTEIHSEDDSLVLGVLGDVVVSLHDLDRVRIFDPVTGSQTTVRLTRSLTPVISVSSPKRGSIFVVSEDGILHQISRTGQQTVAEFPRLPSLFSASEDEKILIAGWERTLSLFRICGDSVDGFLELQHDDEVLSACVSPDSRRVVTGAADQLIRIWSVTTGRLLDTLSGCSAPVTSLLLYDHLVVSASSAADSVQLWSLTYDPSHKPLPHIPAGSAHSAVTRDGDQVFYVRHQNQREVLSWNNRTGQSGSLNGAQAELRIQFSSDPTRFCPGFVSERLPVSAEVSCLELAQQKRLLLCGLRSGTVLIYPLAWPQETLCIPPPEDLAPVLCLALSSQESLLAVAHWDALRLFQVATRDGFPAVEGPLATAPLSPGAPPSHMALLPDRRLLYGTAGGEVKLHDFGVGVSADLQPHSSGVTCVTASNWGTHALVGSQDATLRLWALDPVALDHTMEYQGLFFQGVLCAAFADSDRFVFTGSQDRTIKVWDVASGKLLCVQFVYSPVVRMLTFRNGFVGLTLQGRVVQEAFRCPDRVEPDHNPLRNIKARYRVTSREKGGAGQRTCSSDLQDFNPAQFSLNLVSMLSSRPSSACVLL, from the exons ATGGACGGGGAACAAAGCTCCGGTGCGCGGGACATCCTGAGGGGACGCTGCCAAGGAGCTCAGAGGACCGGCAGCAACATGATCCGGATCTTCATCAGCTCCAGCTTCACAG ACATGAGCGTTGAGAGGAAGGTTCTGCTAGAGAAAGCGTTTCCGGAGGTCCGGTCGTTCTGCCGCAGTCTGGGTCTGGTCTTTGAG GTGGTGGATCTGAGCTGGGGGATCCGGACCTTCCCGTATGGAGACCATGAGGTCAGTGAGATCTTCCTGCAGGAGATCCAGACGAGTCAGAAGGTTTCTGCTGGACCGGCCTTCGTG GGCCTGCTGGGGAACCGGTACGGTCACCGACCTCTTCCTCATCTCATCCCAGAAAAGCAGTTTGAGGTTCTTCTGTCCAAGCTGTCCAAGAACCCAGAAGCTGTTCAGCAGCTGCAAGAGTGGTTTCGGAAGGACAACAACTCTGTGCCACCCACCTACGTTCTCCAGCCAATCACTGCACGATTCCCACACTACAATGACCTCCGACCTGAGGTGGCAAAGCTCCATGACGATGACCTTCTGTCCTGGCACGTCACGGAGAGTCAGCTGCTGCAACTGCTACGGTCTGCGGCCGCTGAGGCTGAGACGGCTGGAGACATCACGGCCGAGCAGAAGCGGCTCTTCTACTCATCAGGTGAGACGTGTCCTCCGGCATGGACATGTCCCAAAGCTTGTCCTTTTGGTCCAGGAGGACTAACGTTTCCTGCTTCTCATTCAGTCACAGAACGGGCGCTAGAGGAGGGCGTCTGGAAAGACAACTGCCAAATGTCCGCCTTGCTCTTCGTCCGGGAGATTCCTCGGCAAAGGATGAAGAACGGAGCCAAACGTCTGGCCAAGTTCATGGACCTCACTGCGGACGGGCTGCTGGACGCTGAAGCTCAGGAGTTGCTCACCGGCCTGAAGTCACGTCTGTACGCCACGTCCAAGAAGATCCTCAACCTACACTGTGTGGAGCTGAACAGAGGAAGCATCGACCCAAAACGAAAGGAACATGCCGAGTACCTGGACAGCATCTGCCAGCAGTTCATCTCCCAGATGACGACCCGAATCAGCGAGGCGGTCAAACTGGCGGGAGAGGACAGGAGGAAGATCTGGGGAAGcacagaggaggatgaggaggagttTGACTGGGTGGTCGAAGAGGCGAGGCAGCACACCATCATGGCTGCCGAGTTGAGCAAGAGTCTCCAGGGCAGAGATGGGCTTCTGGGGAAGATCTGCCTCGCCATGTGGGAGTCCAGCCCAGTCCACCACAGTCCGCTGGTGGTTCATGGTGCTGCTGGGATGGGGAAAACCATTCTGCTGTGCAAACTGGCACAGGAGATGCAGGGTGTCCTGGAGGCCAAGGCGGTGCTGGTAATTAGGCTGCTGGCTGCCAATCATCCTCAGAGACCAAGCATCAACCATATCCTCCACAGCGTCTGCCTCCAGGTGTGTCTGGCGTGTGGCCTGGCTCCGCATCCCCTGTTGTCAGTCAGCTCTCACCTGGAGCTGCAGCGGCTCTTCCAGAACCTGCTGGAGGAGGTTTCTCAGCAGGGGAACACTCTGCTCCTCATCCTGGACTCCCTGGAGCAGCTGGCAGACCAACATCAGGCTCACCAGTTGCGTTGGCTGCCCACAGACGTGCCTCCAAATGTCCACCTGCtggtctccatggaaaccactAGCGAGCTGTTCGCCAGCACGCGGCTGAGGCTGGGCGCTGCAGGAAACCTCTTTGAGGTGGAGCGTCTGTCTCGTGATGAAGGGCAGCAGATCATGGAGTCCCATCTGCAGGCGGCTCAGCGAACTTTGACCCGGGAGCAGAAGGACGCGGTGCTGCAGAGTTTCCACGCCTCCGGCTCTCCTCTCCACCTTCAGCTCATCCTGTCTGCTGCCAAGCACTGGACATCCTTCACACCAACAACGCAGCTGCTGCTGGGTTCCAGCTcagaggaagtgatgtcacagCTCCTCCTGAAGCTTGAGGAGAAACATGGGAAGGAGCTGGTGGGCGGGGCCTTGGGATGCATCGTGTTGGCAAG GAGGGGCCTGATGGAGGCGGAACTGCGTGATGTCATGTCATTGGAcgatgatgtcatcagtgagGTATACAGGTATTCCCTGCCTCCGACACCTTCGTTAATCCGGATGCCACCCATCCTGTGGGCGCGGCTCAAGCAGGACCTGCAGGACCAGCTGGAGGTCCAGTGGACTGACAGAGTTGCCATGCTGGCCTTCAGCAGCCG GCTTCTCTCAGAGGTAGTCAAAGCCCGCTATCTGACGCCAGAGCGACAGGGGTGGATCCATAGGATCCTGGCGGAGTATTTCCTGGGTCGTTGGTCCGGAAGACTGAAGCCAGTGGCTCTTCCGGGTCTGACGCTGCTGCTGTCCGACCGGAAG GTCCCGCCCCAGCCGCTGTGGTTTGCTCCTGGATTGGCGAACGTCCGGAAGCTCCAAGAGTTGCCGTATCACTTGCTGCATGCCGGTCTGTGGGAGGAGCTACGGCAGGAAGTAGTAGGTACGATAATGACTGAACTGAGCGTGCTCAGATCAACCAAAGCTCCAGCACAGAAGGGAGCCAGCATGTTTTTATCTGGAGGTTCCTCAGACAGTCCTTGTCCAGTTCCACCAGTGGATCCAGTGTCTCCTGGTTCTGTGTGTGCAGGCAGCGCTGAGTGGCTCTACTGTCAGAGCCGGGTTTGTGGGGTGTCCAGCCTGATCAGCGACCTGGATCAGTGCTCCCAGTACATGGACTGCAGTGAAACTGGACTGGTCCGTGAGGCTCTGGTCCTGATGAAGCCCGGCCTGGACATCCTGTCAGGCCACATGG ACCGGTCTGTGTTTTACTCCGAGCTGCTGGCCCGACTCTCCTCCCTGGCCTCCACCTTCCGCACCGTGATTGGTCGGCTCTGCAGCCAGTGTGACGATTGGCTCCAAACGTGTCCGGAGCCGGTTCTGATCCCGAGGAGCACCTTCCTGCAGCAGCCAGGGGGGGCGCTGCAGCACACGCTGACTGCACCCCATGGAG GCGTGCTCTGCTTGGCCGTGGGCGCGGCGCTGCGGCTGCTGGTCACCGGGTCGGCCGGCGGCGTGGTGGCGGTCTGGAGCCTCCGGGACAAACATCTCCAGCAGGTTCTGCAGGGACCGTCAG CGGCCATCTTGTCGGTAAAGATCATTGAAAGCTCCGCCCACTGCCTCTCATTGGCTGCAGACGGCTCCCTGAGGAGGTGGAGCTTAAAGAGCGGCCAGCAGCTGTTCTGCATCCAGGAGGCGGGGCCTGCTGGCTCCGCCCCTTCCGCGACTCGCCTGCAGGTGTCGGAACAGCTTCTGTTTGTCCACACCTGGATGCAG GTGAAGGTCTGGAAGTCGGACGGAACCGAGATCCACAGCGAGGACGACTCGTTGGTTTTGGGGGTTCTGGGAGATGTTGTGGTTTCTCTGCACGACTTGGACCGGGTCAGAATCTTTGACCCGGTCACTGGGAGCCAGACGACGGTGCGGCTGACCCGGAGCCTGACTCCAGTGATTTCTGTGAGCTCTCCTAAACGTGGGTCAATATTTGTGGTGTCGGAAGACGGGATCCTGCATCAG ATCTCCAGGACAGGACAGCAAACCGTCGCAGAGTTTCCTCGGCTTCCGTCTCTTTTCTCAGCTTCGGAGGACGAGAAGATCCTGATAGCAG GATGGGAGCGGACTCTGAGCCTGTTCCGCATCTGCGGCGACTCTGTGGACGGATTCCTGGAGTTGCAGCACGACGATGAGGTTTTATCGGCCTGCGTGTCGCCGGACAGCCGACGCGTCGTCACTGGAGCGGCGGATCAGCTGATCCGA ATCTGGTCGGTGACCACCGGCCGCCTGCTGGACACTCTGAGCGGCTGCAGCGCTCCGGTCACCTCCCTGCTGCTCTACGACCACTTGGTGGTCTCGGCCTCCTCGGCGGCGGATTCGGTCCAGCTGTGGAGTTTGACCTACGACCCCAGCCACAAGCCCCTCCCCCACATCCCGGCAGGCTCCGCCCACTCAGCTGTCACCAGAGACGGAGATCAGGTGTTCTACGTGCgccaccagaaccagagggaAGTGCTGAGCTGGAACAACCGCACAGGTCAGAGCGGCTCCCTGAACGGAGCCCAAGCAGAACTACGGATCCAGTTCTCCTCTGACCCGACCCGTTTCTGCCCAGGTTTCGTGTCGGAGCGCCTGCCAGTGTCTGCGGAGGTCAGCTGCCTGGAGCTGGCGCAGCAGAAGCGCCTCCTGCTGTGCGGCCTGCGTAGCGGCACCGTGCTGATCTACCCGCTGGCGTGGCCCCAGGAGACGCTGTGCATCCCACCCCCAGAGGACCTGGCCCCGGTGCTCTGCCTGGCCCTCAGCTCCCAGGAGAGCCTGCTGGCCGTCGCCCACTGGGACGCGCTGCGCCTGTTCCAGGTCGCCACCAGAGACGGTTTCCCTGCCGTGGAGGGGCCCCTGGCGACGGCCCCGCTCTCGCCAGGGGCCCCTCCATCCCACATGGCGCTGCTGCCCGACCGCCGGCTGCTGTACGGGACGGCCGGCGGCGAAGTGAAGCTGCACGACTTCGGCGTCGGCGTCAGCGCCGACCTGCAGCCTCACAGCTCGGGGGTCACCTGTGTCACTGCAAGCAACTGGGGGACGCACGCCCTGGTGGGCTCCCAGGACGCCACGCTGCGGCTGTGGGCCCTGGACCCGGTGGCCCTGGACCACACCATGGAGTACCAG GGCCTTTTCTTCCAGGGCGTCCTCTGCGCCGCCTTCGCTGACAGCGACCGCTTCGTCTTCACTGGGTCTCAGGACCGAACCATCAAGGTCTGGGACGTCGCTTCAG GGAAGCTGCTGTGCGTCCAGTTCGTCTACTCGCCGGTCGTCCGCATGCTGACCTTCAGGAACGGCTTCGTGGGCCTGACCCTGCAGGGCCGCGTCGTCCAGGAGGCCTTCAGGTGTCCGGACCGGGTCGAGCCGGACCACAACCCTCTGAGGAACATCAAGGCCCGGTACCGGGTCACCTCCAGAGAGAAGGGCGGGGCCGGCCAGCGGACCTGCAGCTCCGACCTGCAGGACTTCAACCCGGCCCAGTTCAGCCTGAACCTAGTGAGCATGCTCAGTAGCAGGCCGTCCTCCGCCTGCGTCCTGCTGTAG